A segment of the Flavobacterium azooxidireducens genome:
TATCATTTTTGGTTAGTATGGGAAGTTTTAGGAACACCGATTTTTTGCCACAAAGAAAAAAAGGCACAAAGCTGAGGGTTGCGGGTTTAAAAGTTGCGGGTTGCGGGTTGTGACCACAAATTGTAAAAAATAAGATAAATTATAAATTAATAACTTGTCGAAAAAGGATTACTCGCAACCTGTAACCCGCAACCCGCGACTTTTAAACTCGCAACTTCTAGCCCCGATAGCAGTGGAAAGCCTTTTGCAGGATTGTTGCAGTTTTTCTTGGGTAAAAAGAGCGACCTTGGGAGCTACTTTTTGCCCTTAGAAAAACGCAGCAAGACAAAAAAGCTTGGAACGGATAGCGGGATTGGCTTCTGAAAATAATTGTATCTTGTAACAAATTTTATATTCTGACTACTAACTGAACATGAGCAATTCACTGGAGCAATCTTTTGTTACGCAATTAAAGGAAAATCAGAACATCGTTCACAAGATTTGTCGTTTGTACACGTCGGGTGAAGATGCTCACAATGATTTATTTCAGGAAATTACGATTCAGTTATGGAAAGCGTTTCCGAAGTTTCGTGGCGACTCTAAATTTTCAACGTGGGCGTATCGTGTAGGATTGAATACTGCTATTACGTTGTATCGAAAAAGCACGCGAACGGTTGCTACGACTGATATGGAAGGCAAAAAACAGTTCATTGCTCCCGATGATTATAATTTTGAAGAAGAAGAACAAATTAAATTGTTATACAAAGCCGTGCAACAATTGAATGATATTGAAAAAGCACTGGTTTTTATGTATTTGGAAGATAAAGATTACGAAGAAATTGCCGAAACGTTGGGTATCAGCGAGGTAAATGCGAGAGTGAAAATGAATAGAATTAAAGGAAAATTAAAAAAAATCGTTAATCCATAAGTATATGACTGAGGAATTGGATTTATTGAAAAAAGCTTGGAAAAAAGACGCACACTCGTATGAGCAAGTGACGGAAAACCAAATATATAAAATGATTCACAAACGATCGTCTTCCATTGTAAAATGGATTTTGATGATTAGTATTGCCGAATTGATTTTGTCATCAGGTTTAAATTTTCTGACTGTTGACGACAACTATCTTAAAACTTTGGAAATGTATCATATTGATACACTATTTCAAGTTTTAACTATAGTGAATTTTATCATTCTTGTAGTGTTTATCTATGTGTTTTACAAAAATTTTAAAACAATATCTACAACAGATACAGTAAAAAAATTAATGAGTTCAATTATTAAAACTAGAAAGACTGTACAATATTATATTTGGTATAATCTATTTATGGTTGCGTTTATTTTTATTGTTGTTTCAATTTCACAAGTAATGTATGAACCAAATATAAAAAATGCATTAAATAATATTGATTATGCAGATTCTAAAATATTCTGGATTGTAATTATTTTAAGTTATTTAGCTTTATTCGCTATAACTTTTGGATTATTTTGGTTATTCTACCGCTTGATTTATGGTTTCTTAATGAGAAGATTACACAAAAACTATGAAGAATTAAAGAAAATGGATTTTTAATATTCCCACATTCTTTTTTTGTCTAATTCTTTTTGTTCTTCTAAAACTTCAACCGGAATCACTTTGAGTAAAGATGGATGTTGCTCAATAGCATATTCAATTTTTTCAACAATCTCATCAATAGATTCGTTGTCATAATCAATATCGAGTGGTTCTTTGATGACCATCGATTGAAGTATTCCTTTTTTCTTGATGCGAAGTCCTTTTCGATCAAACGAACGTCTGAAACCATCAATTACAATTGGCACAACAATCGGTTTGTGTTGCTTTATGATGTGAGCCGTTCCTTTTCGAACCGGTTTAAACGAACGAGTTGTTCCTTGCGGAAAAGTAATTACCCAGCCATCATCTAAGGCTATTTTTATATTCTCTGTGTCGTTCGGATTTACTTCTCGTTTAATGTCTTGACCTTTAGCTCGCCACGTACGTTCTACCGTAATTGCTCCCGCATACGCTAGAATTCTAGGCAATAAACCTTCTTTCATGGTTTCACTGGCAGCAACGTAATAAATATTTAATTTAGGATTCCACAAGTAGCCAACATTTTTGATATTATCATCACGACCACTCAAACTAGCGTTGAAAACATGAAACATCGCCACTACATCGGCAAAATAAGTTTGGTGATTAGAAATAAACAAAACGCCTGTTTCAGGTAGATTTTTGATAATTTCTGAACCTTCGATATGCATTTGATTAAAGCCGCGATAACGTTGGTGCGTCATGACGCCAAAAATGCGTATGAGCCATTTTTTTAAAAACAGAATATGTCCGAAAGGATTTCTTTTAAACAATCCCATAATTAGTCTTTTGTTGGAAAAATTGATTGCGAATTTATAAAAATCAAATCAATTAAAGTACCATTTTAATAGTTTCTTTTAACTCACTCATCATCATAGCCGTAGCACCCCAAACAACATATTCTTTCACCAAAAAAGCAGGAACATCAATTTCATTGGCATATGATGTGGTTAATTTTCTCATTACCACATTATTATCATCCAAAAAATCACGTAACGACAATTCAATAATTCCAGCAACTTCATCTTCTTGCATTACAAATTCCAATTCTTTTTGACTTATTCCTAAAAAAGGCGAAACCAAAAAATTACTGGGTGGAATGTAAACATCTGTGAACGATTTAACGATTTCTACATGCATTCGATCCACACCAATCTCTTCTTCTGCTTCACGCAAAGCGGTTTGTGCCAACGATTCATCTTCTAATTCTACCTTTCCACCCGGAAAAGCAATCTGAGACGAATGAACGCCCGGATAGGTATTTCTAACAATCAACACCAAATGCGTTTCATTATTTTTAGGATAAAAAAGCATTAATACTGCAGCTTTTCTGGGTTGATACGAATCATAATCAATCTCCTTCAACAACTCTTGCCGAAACAAAGGAGCCATTTTTAAATGAGCACTTGTAGCAGGAAGCGATTCTTTTGCTATTTTTGGAACATATTTTAAAAAATCATGAAATTCCATAAAGTCATCCTTTTTTTGCTAATTTTTTCAATCTTTTCGTGCGAAAAGAAAACTAAAGATACTACAGAAAAAAATAGAGAGCAAAAAAATGATTCAGTCAACATAAAAAATAATACTAAAAAACCAAAATATGATTTAGAAACAATCGTACTTACAGATGAAAATGTAGTTGATTTTTTAACTTGGTATGGCGAAAGAAATCTTGAAAACAAAGTACTTATCGAAACAAAATATGGAAATATTGAAGTCGAATTATCAGATAAAACGCCTTTGCACAGAGCCAATTTTATCTATTTGGTCAAAAAGAACTATTTCAATACAACTTATTTTCATCGAGTCGTAAAAAATTTCATCATTCAAGGTGGAAGCTCAGACGAGTCCATTACCAAAAAAGACAGACAAAATATTGGAAAATACCTCATTCCTCCCGAATTCAACAACACACTCAAACACCATTACGGAGCCTTAGCTTCCGCAAGACTATGGGAAGAAAACCCTGAAAAACTCAGTAATCCTTATGAATTCTATTTCGTTCAAAACAAAAACGGAGCCCATCATTTAGACAAAGAGCACACCGTTTTTGGCAAAATAACCAAAGGTTTTGAAGTAATGGATGAAATCGCCAACCAAGAAACCGACAAAAAAGAATTTCCACTTTTGAATATAAAAATCAAAGTAACCCTCATCAACTAATGTTCAGCAAAGAAGAAGCACAAAAAATAAAACGTGAATTTTGGATAACCTTCGCTCAGGAATATCCAAAAAAATGGTTGCTCTACAACACCAAAATAAAAGATGTAACCTTCAAATTTCATGTCGATAACAAAAAAGCCATGGTTTCTTTAGATATCGAACCCAAAGACGAAGAGCACCGAAAAATCTATTTCGAAAAAATCGAATCACTCAAAACCATTCTTTTAGAAAACTATTTACCAGAAGCCATCTTCGAAAAAAACTTCCATCTTGAAAACGGAAAAATCATCAGCCGTATTTGGGTCGAAATCGATAACATCAGCATCAACAACAAATCCACTTGGAACACCATTTTCAGCTTTTTTGCAGAAAAAATGGAATCCTTCGAATACTTCTTCTACGAACACGAAGACTACATTAAAGACTTAGATATCAACACCTAACCTGAAACTTCAAACCTAAAACGAACCATTATGGCGTGCCCCTCCGCAAGCTCCGGGTCGGGCTTTCCGTTACAAGTCCTCGTTCGTCGTGCCTCCTCTCTGTGGGCTTTACGCTGCTATCCCTCACGCAAATTAGTGCTAGGAAGAGATTTGATTTTTTATTTAAAATTGTATGATAATGTTAATTTATGAGGAATTTTTGTATTTTAGTATGATATAAAACGATACAAACCTTATACAAACTAGCAGAAATTAGGTGTATGAAAGTTTGTTTTAGGTATATTTGAGATACATCATAAAAATGGAGAGTTCAATGTAATCATAATATTCAATGAAAATAAATTACAAATCAGACTATATTTCTATCAAAAGCTTTAGTCCTATTGAGATTAATGATTTTTCTATCTTAACAGGAAAAAATGGTTCTGGAAAGACACATTTTTTAAGTGCATTAAAAAAAGGTCATATTGAAATTCAGGGAATTGATAAATCTGAAATAGTATATTATAACTACAATGATTTTACAGTATTTTCAGGTAATATTCAACAAAATCCTCAATACCAAAATCGATTAAATGAGTGGAATAACGAGAAACAACAATATCTAAATAAAATAAAAAGTTATAAAACAAAAGTAATAAAACTTGAAGCGGAGCAAAGAACTCTGACAGAAAATATTATTTATAAACATGCAAAAAACCCAAATTTTGATTTTGACTCCTATTTTGGAAAGGAAGGGGATTTTGAAATATTAAAACAATTAATTGGAGTTCCTAACCTATCATTAGAATTAATGAAAAAACGTAAGTTATTATCACCTTCGTTTTTTCAATTTGTACATGAATACTTGAATAAGGCAAAAGGAAAAATTGAGGACCTATCGTATGAAAAGCTAAAACCAGTTTTTAACGAAGTAGTAAAACTTTATTCGAGTTCAATTGATGAACGTATAAAAAATGAAGATGAGGATCTATATACGTTTTTGACAAACACTTTTCCAGATAAAGATATTTCAAAAATTAATGCAAACGACTTTGAATCACCTAACCTATTTTTAGAAGATATAGTTAATGAAGAAAAGGAATATCAGTTAAAGAAAACGGAGAATATAATAAACAAAGCAAAAGCCCTAGACTATAAAGAACAGGTAACATTTTTAGAAGCAGATGAGTTTATAAAAGTAAATGGTTTGTCTCCAATTGAACAAATTAATGGAGTTTTAGCTGAATATGATTGTAATGGCTATTATTTATACTCAGACGCCAATCAAAAATTTCTTGGAGTTGATAAAAACAATATCAAAATCCCTGTAAGTCTTCAACACAAAGAAAAAAAATATACCACCAATTTTGATCAGTTATCATCAGGAGAAAAGACTTTAATTGCTCTTTCTATCTTCATTCATAAAACAAGAAAAAAAAGAATTATTCCAAGAGTATTATTGCTAGATGAAGTTGACTCTTCATTGCATCCTTCAATGATTAATAGACTTTTAGATGTAATTCAAAATTTATTTGTAAAAGAGCAAAAATTTAAAGTGATATTGGCTACTCACTCTCCAACCACAGTAGCTTTAAGTCCTGAAGATTCCGTTTTTATCATTGAAACTAATGGAGAGCACATAATTAGAAAAGAGTGCAAAGAAAAAATTGTCAATATCCTAACTGAAGGTATTGCAACAATAAACGTTGAAGATACAAAAATAGGGATCAATTATAATATTTCAAAAACTGAGTTGCCAATTCTTTTTACAGAAGGGATCACTGACAAAATTATTCTAGAAACTGCGTGGTCAAAACTTTATGGTAATGAAATGCCATTTTTTATTCAAGATTGCTTTGATGCTTCATTTTTAGGAAATCTATTTAGAAGAGCAGAAGATGCTCAAGATGGTATTTTTGTTAATTATTCTGACAAAATTTTTATTGCACTTTTTGATTTTGACCAAGAGGGATATAATGTATGGAATGGTTTGAAGAAAAAATATACAATGATTGAAGATAACCCTAAAAAGGCTCTAACAATAAAGCATAAGTCCTTAAACGCATATGCGATTTTACTTCCAGTTCCTGAAAATAAAGAGATTATTAATCAAGTAATAAAATCAGAAAATTTGACTTACGAGAATGAATCTATACTTACGATTGAATTATTATTCTATGGAATAGAATCCTTAGAACAATATTTCAGAAAAAATAAAATAAAAGGTGGAGGTGAAATTATAGAATTTAAAGGGAAGAAAAGAGATTTTGCTAATAGTTTAATTGCTTTAAACAAAGATGATTTTAAGCATTTAATTCCAATTTTTGAAAAAGTTAACGAAATAATAAATTCGAATGCATAAGTGTGCAATTAATTACAGAGCGTGGGTATTCAAACGATACAGTTAATGTAAAAAGTTATTGTAATTAATAGAAAAGTAGTTCGAATCCCCCCCTCTCTCACGATTCCCTTCATATGAAGAAAAGAAGATAAAATAAATCCCCCGCTGTCGCACGAATCCCTTCGTGTGACGAAAAAAAACTACATTAATCACCCCGCTGTCGCACGAATCCCTTCGTGTGACGAAAAAAAGACTTCATTAATCACATTGAAAAAAATCACTAATTAGAAATTCTTACAAAGCGAGCCTTATCATAATTTATTCCATAAAAAAAGGATAACCGAAGTTATCCTTTCAAAAAAATTGAGCCGATAGAGGGACTTCCCGATAGTAATCGGGATAAACTTCTCGTCCCATATACAATAAAAAAAGGATAACCCTAAAGTTATCCTTAAAAATTGAGCCGATAGAGGGACTCGAACCCACGACCTGCTGATTACAAATCAGCTGCTCTAGCCAGCTGAGCTACACCGGCGTCTCAATTATGGTGCAAATATAATTTTGAAAATCAAATTTCCAAAACAAAAAGGCACTTTTTTATCAAAAAAATAGATTAAAGTGCGTTTACTTTTTCAACTAATTGAATAGCAGCCGCTTCTAAATCTTTTTCTACTTGCTTTAAATGAACTCTTCTGTCTTCTACTTTTTTATCGTTTAATTTAGCGATTAAAGCATCAAAAGTACTAATTGTTTCATCAATTAACGCACTTGTTTTATCAGTTGGTTTTCCTGTTGTAGTCATTTCGTGGATATAAACCGCCTCGATAATATCGCCCATCACAAAATTGATGTCTTTCTTCAAATTTCTAATACTTGCCATTTTTCTTTAAATTTTAATTGCGGTGCAAAAGTACGCAAAAATTTATTATAAGCCACAAATTACACGAATTAGCACGAATTAATATGGTTTGCTACTTAGCTTCACTAATTTGTGAAAATTAGTGAAATTGACGGCAAAAAAGTAAAAGTAATTATTTTAACTAAACAGTAATTTCTAATACTGTAGCCGTTCCTTTCAACATAAAAGAAGTGAGTACAGCCGGAATTAAAACGGTATCACCAGTTAGATACATATACTTTTGATCTCCGAAAACGAGTTCAAAACTACCTTCGGTACACATCAAAACCATAAAGGAGTCTGATGTTTTATCAATCAAAACCTCATCGTTTAACGAAATAATATTGGTTTTAAAATAAGGACAATCCACAACCGAAATGCTTTTATTTTCAATCGAAGTATATTCTTTTTTGGCAGAAGTAGTTTTATAATTGATGGCATCCAAGGCTAATTCAGTGTGCAATTCGCGACCTTTCCCGTTAGCATCTACTCTGTCCCAATCATAAATTCGGTACGTAATATCGCTGGTTTGCTGAATTTCGGCAATCACTATCCCGGCACCAATGGCATGAATGGTTCCGGTTTCTAAAAGAAAAACATCTCCTTTTTTTACCGGAACTTCGTTTAATATTGAAAGTAGCATTTTGTTTTCAACGTGATTCAAATAATCTTCACGGTTTGAATTTTCTTTGAAACCCACAATCAAACGAGCATTCTCATCGGCTTGCATCACATACCACATTTCGGTTTTCCCAAAAGAATTATGACGAGCTTTTGCCAATTCATCATTCGGATGCAATTGAATTGATAAATCTGCTTTAGCATCCAAATATTTAAAAAGCAACGGAAATTGTTTTCCAAATTGATTAAAAACTTCCTTTCCTAAAATTTCTTTGGGATATAAATCAATTAATTCATTAAGGTTTTTCCCTTTAAATTCACCACTATTAACAACACTTATTGATTCGGGAACGGTTGACAATTCCCAACTTTCTCCGGTAATTTCAGAGCTAATTGGCTTATTCAAATAATCTTTTAACTTGGTTCCGCCCCAAATACGTTCTTTGAAAATTGGTTCAAATGTGAGTGGATAAAATTGTTTCATTGGTTTAGTTGAAACGTCAAAAATAAGCATTTGAACTTAAATTAATTAACTTGAAAAATACTTATACTATCTTTTTCAGCATTTGAAGTGCTTTTTCAATGTGTATTTTGCCTGATAAGTTATCAAAAATCAGTCGAATAATTCCTTTTTCGTCAATCACATACGTCACTCGACCCGGAATGAGTCCGAATAACGCAGTAGGAACACCAAACAAATTGCGTAATTTTTTATCATGATCCGATAAAAGTGTAAAAGGAAGTTGGTGTTTTTCAGAAAATTTTTGATGCGAAGTAGTTGAATCACCGCTTACGCCAATAACTTCAGCCCCTAAATCGGTAAAATCTTGATATGAATCTCTGAAACTACACGCTTGTTCCGTGCAAACCCGCGTATCATCTTTAGGATAAAAATAAATGACAGTAGGCTTTTTTCCAATTACTGTTGAACTGTCAAAAATAATTCCTTTAGAATCTTTTGCAGTAAAATTAGGAACACTATCACCAACTTTTAGAGCCATTTTAATTTCCTTTATAGGTTACAAAATTTCGAGGTGTTTCATATAAAACAACTTCTAATTCTAAAGAACTTTTGATGTGATTTCGCAATTTATTCCAAATTACAACAGCAATATTTTCGGCAGTTGGATTTAAATCGGCAAAATCGGGAACATCTAAATTTAGGTTTTTATGATCAAACGCATCTTCGATATGTTCTTTGATTAAATCGGAAAGGATTTTTACATCTAAAACAAATCCTGTTTCGGGATCAATTTCGCCTGTTACACTCACAATCAATTCATAATTGTGTCCGTGAAAATTCGGATTATTACATTTACCAAAAACCAAGTCGTTTTTTTCCATCGACCAATCTTTTCGATACAATCGATGAGCAGCGTTAAAGTGAGCTTTTCTGGAAACGGTTACTTTCATGGTAAATGGTTATAATTTGTGTTCTTCAAGGTAATGATAAAACTCGTCAAAAATGATTTTGAACCAAACGGTATAATTTTCAGATTGGGTTTGAATATCGTCTTTAATGGCTTCGATGCTCATCCATTTCCAACTTTCCACCTCATCGGGATTGATTTTGGGTTCTTCGCTGTAGTAACCAATCATCACATGATCGAGTTCATGTTCGGTTAAACCATTGTCAAACGGAGCTTTGTAAATAAAATGAAATAACTCTTTCAATTCGGCTGAAAAGCCCATTTCTTCTTGCAATCTTCTGGTTCCGGCTTCTATGTTACTTTCGCCTTCCCGTTGATGACTGCAACACGTGTTGGTCCACAACAAAGGTGAATGGTATTTGTGATAAGCTCGTTGTTGGAGCATCACTTCATTTTTATCATTCAAAATAAACACGGAAAAGGCACGGTGTAAAACGGCTTTCTCGTGAGCTTCGAGTTTTTCCATCAAACCGATGGGTTCATCGTTTTCATTTACTAAAATTACTTTTTCTTCTGTCATAGCGTTTTTATAGCTCTTCAAAGGTATGAAAAAGTTCGTTTTTATTTGGATTTATGTGGATTTGTGAAAAGTTTAACGGGTGTTGAAGTAAAGAAATTATCCCAAACTCTCCTTAATTTTCAAAGCACATTTTTCACCATCAATGGCTGCAGAAACAATTCCGCCGGCAAACCCTGCTCCTTCTCCACAAGGATACAAACCTTTGATTTGAAGATGTTCCAACGTTTGAGCATCTCTCGGAATTCGCACCGGTGATGATGTTCGACTTTCAGGTGCATGCAAAATAGCTTCATTTGTTAAATAACCCTTCATAGATTTTCCGAATTGTAAAAATCCTTCTCGCATAATTTGCGTTAAGAAACCCGGAAAAACTTGTCCCATTTCTACCGAAGTTGTTCCCGGAACATACGACGTTTTCGGAATTGATGAAGAAATTTTATTTTGCGTAAAGTCGATCATTCGTTGAGCAGGAACTTTTTGAGTTTTACCCGCTAATTGCCACGCTTTTTGTTCGATGGATTTTTGAAATTCCATTCCGGCTAGAGGACCGAATTTGGCAAATGGTTTAAAATCTTCTAATTTTAATTCAACCACAATTCCGGAATTGGCTGTAGCTTGATCTCTTTTGGATGGCGACCAACCATTCGTTACTACTTCGCCAGGGCTTGTAGCACACGGAGCAATCACGCCGCCGGGACACATACAAAACGAATACATTCCACGACCATTTACTTGCTTAACAATCGAATACGGAGCCGGTGGCAAATAATCTCCACGAAAATCACAACTATATTGAATACTGTCAATTAATTCTTGAGGATGTTCCGCACGAACCCCTAAAGCAAAAGGTTTAGCTTCGATAAGGATTTTTTTTCTATCTAATAATTCAAAAATATCACGAGCGGAATGTCCGGTGGCCAAAATAACTTTGTTAGCTGAAATTGTTTCACCTTTTTGGGTAACAATTCCTTGCATTTCATTGTTTTTGACAATAAAATCTGTCACACGGGTTTCAAACAAAACTTGTCCACCACATTCAATGATTTTTTCTCGAATATCTTGAATAATTTGCGGTAATTTATTTGTCCCAATGTGCGGATGTGCTTCGACTAGAATATCCGAAGAAGCTCCAAAACCGACTAATAATTCTAAAATTCTATCCACATCACCCCGTTTTTTGGAACGTGTGTATAATTTTCCGTCCGAATAGGTTCCTGCTCCACCTTCGCCAAAACAATAATTAGAATCTTCGTTAACGATATGATCGACATTGATGGCTTTTAAATCACGACGACGGCCACGAACATCTTTTCCTCGTTCGATTACAATTGGCTTTAAACCTACTTCAATGAGTTGTAATGCTGCAAAAAGTCCGGCGGGACCAGCTCCAATAACGATTACTTCCTTTTGATTAGCAACATTCGGGTAGTTGGGTAATTCGATTTTTTGTTCAGTAAAAGGTTCGCCCTTAAAAAATACCATCAACTTTAAATTGATTTTGATGGCTTTTTGACGAGCATCAATCGAACGTTTAAGAATGGAAATATGCTGAACTTCTGACACTGAAGTCCGAATCATTTTTGCCACATGATCTTTTAATAAAAAATCATTGGCGGCAACTTCGGGTGCAACTTGTATGAGAAGTTCTTTGGGCATAGTATTCTTTTTTGCAAAAGTAATTTTTTTAATTTGTATCCAACAAAAAAGGTTCAGCAAATGCTAAACCTTATTTGTGAGAATCTAATCCTATTATTTTCTTATAAATTTGTAACTTAAATTTTTATTATTTGTCTGAATGTTGATTAAATACAATCCTGATTGAAGATTTGAAACATCAATTTTCTGATTTTCGTTCACGTTATTTAGCTCAATAACTTTAGAACCATTGATTGAATAAATAGAAACTTTATCAATACTCCATTCGGATTGATTGGCTATTGAGATAAAATTTTCAGCTGGATTTGGATAAATCTTAATTAAATTTGACAATTGATTTTCTGTTAAACCCAATGCCACTTGATTGTCTAAATAATCCGGAATTCCGTTAGAATTTATATCGTCGTCCATTGGATTATTATTTCCGTTGTAATCTTCATCAATTGTAAGCACACCATCTCCATCATCATCATTATCAAGATAGTCTGGAATTCCATCTAAATCTGTATCAAGCGGAGACGATTCGTCTGAATTTCGTCCTGCTGGAAAAACATATTCATATTCGGTTAAAACCAAATCCCCGTCGTCGTCGTTATCTAAATAATCCGGAATTCCATCACCATCTGTATCATCATTCGATAAATTTCCATCACCATTAACGTCTTCTAATTCAGTATTAACCGTGTCATTATCATAATCAATTGAACAATCAATAACTGATAAAACAATGGTTGTTATTACACCATCAAAATTTGCATAGAGGTTTTGATAATTTGGATTTATATTAGTATAATTTGATCCAGGTATCGAATTTCCACCTAATTCTGCATCTGAAAGTGTTTCATGAATAGTAACGTTTTCAGGAGTCTCTTCATTAATTGCTTCTTTTATTAAATTTAAATTGAACGAACCAAATCCGTCTAAATTAGTATCATCACAAATTGTATAATTATAATTTGTGTTTACAAAAGGTCTTGCAAAACGCCATCCTTCTTGTGATGCAGCCCAAGCACCCGTATTTCTGCCGGGTGGTGTAAAAGCAATATTTCCTTCAAGGTTAATAATTCCGGTTACAGCTCTTCCTTGATTCCAAGCTGAACACACTTCTCTATTTATAATCTGAACATCAATATAATTAAACGTTTCATAAATAATCATTTGAAATGAACTCTCTGTTGTAGAACATTGAAAATGAGGCTGATCATAAAAACTAACAACAAACTTTCTATATGGTGCAATTCCTGTTAAAGCATATGTTATAGAACCAACTTGATTTGGATTATACAAATCATGATAACAACCCAAAATAGAATTTTTTACAGGAAAATTAGTGCTTGGAATACTTTGATTTAATATCCAAGGACTAAGCATACCAGCAAGATTAGAACGAAAATCAATAAAGCCGTTGGTACTAACCACTAACTGATCGTAATCAATCCCAAAAAAATTAAAGGAAAATCCAATATTGATAGCAGGAGAATATATATCATCTAGAGTGGATAATGGAACTGCATCAAAAGTATAGGATTGATGTGGTATAGACGAAACTGTATAATCGTTTTGAGCAAACAACGATGAGTTTATTAAAAACAAAAAACACAATTTTAGAGTTAAGTAGTTATATTTCATATAATTATTTTTAGCAAATGTAAATTATTTATTTTTAGAATCAAATTCTTCAAATGCTTTCAGTGCAAACGAAGCCAACCAATGTTCACCTTC
Coding sequences within it:
- a CDS encoding 6-pyruvoyl trahydropterin synthase family protein: MKVTVSRKAHFNAAHRLYRKDWSMEKNDLVFGKCNNPNFHGHNYELIVSVTGEIDPETGFVLDVKILSDLIKEHIEDAFDHKNLNLDVPDFADLNPTAENIAVVIWNKLRNHIKSSLELEVVLYETPRNFVTYKGN
- a CDS encoding T9SS type A sorting domain-containing protein, which gives rise to MKYNYLTLKLCFLFLINSSLFAQNDYTVSSIPHQSYTFDAVPLSTLDDIYSPAINIGFSFNFFGIDYDQLVVSTNGFIDFRSNLAGMLSPWILNQSIPSTNFPVKNSILGCYHDLYNPNQVGSITYALTGIAPYRKFVVSFYDQPHFQCSTTESSFQMIIYETFNYIDVQIINREVCSAWNQGRAVTGIINLEGNIAFTPPGRNTGAWAASQEGWRFARPFVNTNYNYTICDDTNLDGFGSFNLNLIKEAINEETPENVTIHETLSDAELGGNSIPGSNYTNINPNYQNLYANFDGVITTIVLSVIDCSIDYDNDTVNTELEDVNGDGNLSNDDTDGDGIPDYLDNDDDGDLVLTEYEYVFPAGRNSDESSPLDTDLDGIPDYLDNDDDGDGVLTIDEDYNGNNNPMDDDINSNGIPDYLDNQVALGLTENQLSNLIKIYPNPAENFISIANQSEWSIDKVSIYSINGSKVIELNNVNENQKIDVSNLQSGLYLINIQTNNKNLSYKFIRK
- a CDS encoding NAD(P)/FAD-dependent oxidoreductase, which translates into the protein MPKELLIQVAPEVAANDFLLKDHVAKMIRTSVSEVQHISILKRSIDARQKAIKINLKLMVFFKGEPFTEQKIELPNYPNVANQKEVIVIGAGPAGLFAALQLIEVGLKPIVIERGKDVRGRRRDLKAINVDHIVNEDSNYCFGEGGAGTYSDGKLYTRSKKRGDVDRILELLVGFGASSDILVEAHPHIGTNKLPQIIQDIREKIIECGGQVLFETRVTDFIVKNNEMQGIVTQKGETISANKVILATGHSARDIFELLDRKKILIEAKPFALGVRAEHPQELIDSIQYSCDFRGDYLPPAPYSIVKQVNGRGMYSFCMCPGGVIAPCATSPGEVVTNGWSPSKRDQATANSGIVVELKLEDFKPFAKFGPLAGMEFQKSIEQKAWQLAGKTQKVPAQRMIDFTQNKISSSIPKTSYVPGTTSVEMGQVFPGFLTQIMREGFLQFGKSMKGYLTNEAILHAPESRTSSPVRIPRDAQTLEHLQIKGLYPCGEGAGFAGGIVSAAIDGEKCALKIKESLG
- the idi gene encoding isopentenyl-diphosphate Delta-isomerase, with the protein product MTEEKVILVNENDEPIGLMEKLEAHEKAVLHRAFSVFILNDKNEVMLQQRAYHKYHSPLLWTNTCCSHQREGESNIEAGTRRLQEEMGFSAELKELFHFIYKAPFDNGLTEHELDHVMIGYYSEEPKINPDEVESWKWMSIEAIKDDIQTQSENYTVWFKIIFDEFYHYLEEHKL